A single Seriola aureovittata isolate HTS-2021-v1 ecotype China chromosome 19, ASM2101889v1, whole genome shotgun sequence DNA region contains:
- the moxd1l gene encoding DBH-like monooxygenase protein 2 homolog: MRSLLPFLCLFLARTKGAVASDPSMPFMVYLDQDHLVCLKWGFDNLQGNIVFKLTVNTTGWVSFGMSPNGGMKGSDIVIGGLGPSGSYFSDRYATGNAMPLLDAQQSYTLLSLTESEGQTIMTFQRSIQACDDKDFHITDEPIKLIYAYGTTDEISYHGARRGTKEVNLLNFKIRTSLPNLNYLSATVENITVPPIQTYYHCKVMKFPNLNTKHHIYQIEPVIEHHDIVHHMLLYSCPSFVAQTSDKPCYVGSMEDTCLGVVAAWAVGGEVFEFPENAGIPIGGGDSDTYYRLEVHYNNPDLATGRIDNSGLRLYYTSQLRQHDVGIMTTGVLPFNHIQYNIPPKAPQFHIYGLCNTSLFSQLVSPVPDLHMFAVMLHTHLAGRKVRVAHYRNEKQIDFLGLDDNYNFKIQQIISSGNIKTIKQGDEIAVECTYNTVDRTGVTEMGLATTDEMCLAFLFYYPAIKIKSCVSHPNTKFLSNSSSQMSGETTNQEEIAEYQSLVNALPQIELISDDDHNFRKYVNGTIREMMKTPTVMCRNNNSSSRLHAPWILSPAGVMLLLLWIVIM, translated from the exons ATGCGCTCTCTGCTCCCTTTCCTCTGCCTTTTCCTGGCCAGGACTAAAGGAGCAGTGGCATCGGACCCTTCTATGCCCTTCATGGTTTACCTGGACCAGGACCATCTGGTTTGCCTGAAGTGGGGCTTTGATAATCTGCAAGGAAACATTGTATTCAAACTGACTGTCAACACCACGGGCTGGGTAAGCTTTGGCATGAGTCCCAACGGAGGAATGAAGGGGTCAGATATCGTCATAGGGGGACTTGGACCCAGTGGAAGCTACTTCTCA GATCGCTACGCCACAGGGAACGCCATGCCTTTGCTGGATGCACAGCAGAGCTACACTCTCCTGTCTCTGACTGAAAGTGAAGGTCAAACCATCATGACCTTTCAGAGGTCCATTCAGGCCTGTGATGACAAAGACTTCCATATCACT GATGAACCCATTAAGCTGATCTATGCATATGGAACAACAGATGAGATTAGCTACCATGGAGCTCGCAGAGGCACCAAGGAGGTCAACCTGCTGAATTTTAAGATCAGGACGTCCCTACCCAACCTCAACTATCTCAGTGCCACAGTGGAAAAT atCACTGTCCCCCCCATTCAAACCTACTACCACTGCAAGGTCATGAAATTTCCAAacttaaatacaaaacatcacATATATCAG ATTGAACCGGTGATTGAGCACCATGACATCGTTCATCACATGCTTCTGTACAGCTGTCCCTCCTTTGTGGCGCAAACGTCCGACAAGCCGTGCTACGTGGGCAGCATGGAGGATACCTGCTTAGGGGTGGTGGCCGCATGGGCagtgggaggagag GTATTTGAGTTTCCAGAAAATGCGGGTATTCCCATTGGTGGTGGGGACAGTGATACATACTACAGGCTGGAAGTCCATTATAATAACCCAGACCTTGCAACAG GCAGGATAGATAACTCCGGACTAAGACTGTACTATACGTCCCAACTCCGGCAGCATGATGTGGGCATCATGACTACAGGTGTGCTGCCGTTTAATCATATACAGTACAACATCCCTCCAAAAGCCCCTCAATTCCACATCTACGGCTTGTGCAAtacctctctcttttctcag CTGGTGAGTCCGGTTCCTGATCTTCACATGTTTGCTGTGATGCTGCACACTCACTTGGCTGGGAGGAAAGTCAGAGTTGCCCACTACAG aaatgaaaaacagattgACTTCTTGGGCTTGGATGATAACTACAACTTTAAGATACAGCAGATCATCAGTTCTGGAAACATCAAGACCATCAAGCAA GGTGATGAGATTGCAGTGGAGTGCACCTACAACACTGTTGATCGCACTGGAGTCACTGAG ATGGGGTTAGCAACCACCGATGAGATGTGCCTGGCCTTCCTGTTCTACTACCCTGCAATCAAGATCAAATCATGTGTTAGCCACCCAAATACAAAGTTTCTATCAAATTCAAGCTCCCA GATGTCTGGAGAGACCACAAACCAGGAGGAAATTGCTGAGTATCAGAGTTTGGTAAATGCTCTACCACAAATTGAGCTGAtctctgatgatgat